Proteins encoded together in one Microbacterium sp. ABRD28 window:
- a CDS encoding DUF4395 domain-containing protein: protein MSETSAPGGIDVRAPRFAAGITAGLLAVAFLLTLLNVDAVGSPARFVDPGFLLTTVIALLFLWGVLSPATAPWGVLFRRLVAPRLSPVREREDPRPPRFAQGVGLLVTGVGILLHLAGVPWALPVAVAMAFVAAFLNAVFGLCLGCQLYLLLQRGGLIGRRRTA from the coding sequence ATGTCTGAGACCTCCGCCCCCGGGGGCATCGACGTCCGCGCTCCGCGGTTCGCCGCAGGCATCACCGCCGGGCTGCTGGCTGTCGCCTTCCTCCTGACCCTCCTGAACGTCGACGCGGTGGGCTCCCCCGCACGGTTCGTCGACCCGGGCTTCCTCCTCACCACGGTCATCGCGCTGCTCTTCCTGTGGGGGGTCCTCTCCCCCGCGACCGCACCGTGGGGCGTCCTGTTCCGCCGACTGGTCGCACCGCGCCTGTCTCCGGTACGGGAGCGTGAGGATCCGCGTCCGCCTCGGTTCGCGCAGGGTGTCGGCCTTCTCGTCACAGGCGTCGGCATTCTCCTGCACCTGGCCGGAGTGCCGTGGGCCCTCCCGGTCGCCGTGGCCATGGCATTCGTTGCCGCGTTCCTCAACGCCGTGTTCGGGCTGTGCCTGGGCTGCCAGCTGTATCTGCTGCTCCAGCGCGG
- a CDS encoding thioredoxin family protein, with the protein MDLLPAVLTLTALLALTIGVGLLVRWREGRPRHHVAHEIIDPLRLGADGLGEQATLLQFSTEMCARCPNVHRMLAEVADRHDGVRHLDVDLTHRPDIAQHFHVLQTPTTLILDRNGAIQSRIGGVPSRDVLDLELARLAEGAGGRSRTEETADV; encoded by the coding sequence GTGGATCTTCTTCCCGCGGTGCTCACCCTCACGGCGCTCCTCGCCCTGACCATCGGCGTCGGCCTCCTCGTGCGCTGGCGAGAGGGTCGTCCTCGGCACCACGTCGCACACGAGATCATCGACCCGCTGCGCCTGGGCGCGGACGGCCTGGGCGAGCAGGCGACACTGCTGCAGTTCAGCACCGAGATGTGCGCGCGGTGCCCGAATGTGCACCGGATGCTGGCCGAGGTCGCCGATCGCCACGACGGCGTCCGGCACCTGGACGTGGACCTGACCCACCGTCCCGACATCGCGCAGCACTTCCACGTGCTGCAGACCCCGACCACCCTGATCCTCGATCGGAACGGCGCGATCCAGTCCCGCATCGGCGGAGTCCCGAGCCGAGACGTGCTCGACCTCGAGCTGGCCCGTTTGGCCGAGGGTGCCGGTGGCCGGTCTCGCACGGAGGAGACCGCCGATGTCTGA
- the thyX gene encoding FAD-dependent thymidylate synthase, which yields MTDAEASPEIAFRSDVTVELVRSSASDADVLFAARVSTQGEQTLDAAAAGTEATARDKGLINYLMRDRHGSPFEHNSMTFYVQAPIFVFREFMRHRIASYNEESGRYRELRPVFYVPAADRNLVQVGKPGAYEFLPGTPEQHAVVDEGVRRVATDAFETYQRMLAAGVAREVARIVLPLNIYSSMYVTMNARSLMNFLSLRTKAEGSHFPSFPQREIEMCAEKMEAFWAELMPLTHAAFTAGGRVAP from the coding sequence GTGACCGATGCCGAAGCCAGCCCCGAGATCGCGTTCCGCAGCGATGTGACCGTCGAGCTCGTCCGATCCAGCGCCTCCGACGCCGATGTGCTCTTCGCCGCGCGCGTGTCGACGCAGGGCGAGCAGACCCTCGACGCCGCCGCGGCCGGAACCGAGGCCACGGCGAGAGACAAGGGCCTCATCAACTACCTCATGCGCGATCGACACGGGTCGCCCTTCGAGCACAACTCGATGACGTTCTACGTTCAGGCGCCGATCTTCGTCTTCCGCGAATTCATGCGGCACCGCATCGCCTCGTACAACGAGGAGTCCGGCAGGTACCGGGAGCTGCGGCCGGTCTTCTACGTCCCGGCGGCGGACCGCAACCTGGTGCAGGTCGGAAAGCCCGGAGCCTACGAGTTCCTCCCCGGCACGCCCGAGCAGCACGCGGTCGTCGACGAGGGGGTGCGACGCGTCGCCACCGACGCATTCGAGACCTACCAGCGGATGCTGGCGGCGGGCGTCGCGCGAGAGGTGGCCCGTATCGTGCTGCCGCTGAACATCTACTCTTCGATGTACGTCACCATGAATGCGCGGTCGCTGATGAACTTCCTGTCTCTGCGCACCAAGGCCGAGGGGAGCCACTTCCCCTCCTTCCCGCAGCGCGAGATCGAGATGTGCGCCGAGAAGATGGAGGCCTTCTGGGCCGAGCTCATGCCCCTCACCCACGCGGCCTTCACCGCGGGTGGTCGGGTGGCCCCCTGA
- a CDS encoding SDR family NAD(P)-dependent oxidoreductase: MARTALITGASSGLGAEYARQLASRGMDLVLVARDAAALERIAVEARSSGVHVEVVAADLLDADDRKRVEVRAADPRHPIDLLVNNAGFGLPLAFERNDPDDEARHLTLHVEVAMRLMRAVLPGMLERGSGRIVNIASVAGFVPRGTYGAAKGWLISFSRWANVAYRDRGVTVTAVCPGFVHTNFHERMGLPPGEEGVPGVLWLHAPAVVRESLRDVARGRAVSVPSLRYKALVALSRVVPDGLVAAAAARGR; encoded by the coding sequence ATGGCGCGGACCGCTCTGATCACGGGCGCGAGCTCCGGGCTCGGCGCCGAGTACGCCCGGCAGCTCGCCTCCCGCGGGATGGACCTCGTGCTGGTCGCCCGCGATGCAGCCGCGTTGGAGCGGATCGCGGTCGAGGCGCGCTCCTCGGGCGTGCACGTGGAGGTGGTCGCTGCAGACCTCCTCGACGCCGACGATCGGAAACGCGTCGAGGTGCGGGCGGCCGATCCGCGGCATCCGATCGACCTCCTCGTCAACAACGCCGGGTTCGGTCTGCCGCTCGCCTTCGAGCGGAACGACCCCGACGATGAGGCTCGCCATCTGACCCTCCACGTCGAGGTGGCGATGCGACTGATGCGCGCGGTGCTCCCCGGCATGCTGGAGCGGGGAAGCGGGCGCATCGTGAACATCGCCTCGGTGGCGGGCTTCGTGCCGCGCGGCACCTACGGCGCGGCGAAGGGGTGGCTGATCAGCTTCAGCCGCTGGGCGAACGTGGCCTACCGCGACCGCGGCGTCACCGTCACGGCGGTGTGCCCGGGCTTCGTCCACACCAACTTCCACGAGCGGATGGGCCTGCCGCCGGGCGAGGAGGGCGTACCCGGCGTGCTGTGGCTGCACGCGCCCGCCGTCGTCAGGGAATCGCTGCGCGACGTCGCCCGAGGGCGGGCGGTCTCGGTCCCGTCGCTGCGGTACAAAGCGCTCGTCGCGCTGTCGCGGGTGGTCCCCGACGGACTGGTCGCTGCGGCGGCGGCCCGCGGCCGCTGA
- the dapA gene encoding 4-hydroxy-tetrahydrodipicolinate synthase, producing the protein MTHTGNPFGQVLVALVTPMTADGEVDWPAVEKHIDSCIAAGADGIVVTGTTGETSTLTDAEKIRLVEVGKDVAAGRARIITGGGSNETAHAIELYKASERAGADGIMIVTPYYNKPTQAGILTHFRLVADATDLPVILYDIPGRTGVPIRYETILRLAKHPNILAIKDAKGDFSEVSRVLNQTDLMYFSGDDANVLPHLSIGATGLIGVTANIAAQPYRVIVDAVNSGDLGAATAAHKKLEPLVRAVMTHVPGTVAAKYILHGLGRISSPRVRLPLVGPEEWEAARIEDELALVSEVPGADFSNFRPDRNAAAGGALPKVSGTTR; encoded by the coding sequence ATGACGCACACGGGCAACCCCTTCGGACAGGTGCTCGTCGCGCTGGTCACTCCGATGACCGCCGACGGCGAGGTCGACTGGCCCGCCGTGGAGAAGCACATCGACTCGTGCATCGCCGCCGGGGCCGACGGCATCGTCGTCACCGGAACGACGGGCGAGACCAGCACCCTCACCGATGCCGAGAAGATCCGGCTCGTCGAAGTGGGGAAGGATGTCGCGGCGGGCCGCGCCCGCATCATCACCGGCGGCGGCTCCAACGAGACGGCGCACGCGATCGAGCTGTACAAGGCCAGCGAGCGCGCCGGCGCCGACGGGATCATGATCGTCACGCCGTACTACAACAAGCCCACCCAGGCGGGGATCCTGACGCACTTCCGGCTCGTCGCCGATGCCACCGACCTCCCGGTCATCCTCTACGACATCCCGGGTCGCACCGGGGTGCCGATCCGCTACGAGACCATTCTGCGTCTGGCGAAGCACCCGAACATCCTCGCGATCAAGGATGCGAAGGGGGACTTCAGCGAGGTCAGCCGCGTGCTGAACCAGACCGACCTGATGTACTTCTCCGGCGACGACGCGAATGTGCTGCCGCACCTGTCGATCGGCGCCACGGGGCTCATCGGGGTCACCGCCAACATCGCCGCTCAGCCGTACCGGGTGATCGTCGACGCGGTCAACAGCGGTGACCTGGGCGCGGCGACGGCGGCGCACAAGAAGCTCGAGCCCCTCGTTCGCGCCGTGATGACGCACGTGCCGGGCACGGTCGCGGCGAAGTACATCCTCCATGGGCTGGGACGCATCTCCAGCCCCCGTGTCCGCCTGCCGCTCGTCGGCCCCGAAGAGTGGGAGGCCGCGCGCATCGAGGACGAGCTGGCTCTGGTCTCCGAGGTGCCCGGCGCCGACTTCTCCAACTTCCGACCCGACCGCAACGCCGCCGCCGGCGGCGCGCTGCCCAAGGTGTCGGGTACCACGCGATAA
- a CDS encoding ribonuclease J, with protein sequence MPTTPFDPPALSAGTLRVTPLGGLGEVGRNMTVFEFDGKLLVVDCGVLFPEEHQPGVDLILPDFEPIRHRLDDIVGVVLTHGHEDHIGAVPYLLRLKSDIPLIGSSLTLALVEAKLKEHRIKPYSLTVAEGREEKVGPFDLEFVAVNHSIPDALAVAIRTPAGTVLATGDFKMDQLPLDGRLTDLRAFARLGEEGVDLFLVDSTNADVPGFTPLERSIGPVLDQVIARAPRRVIVASFSSHVHRVQQVLDAAAAHGRRVALLGRSMLRNMTIASDLGYLHVPEGVLIDYKKARDLPDDKIVYMSTGSQGEPMAVLSRMANLDHEIEPGEGDTVILASSLIPGNENAVYRVIDGLTKLGANVVHKGNAQVHVSGHAAAGELLYCYNILKPRNVLPVHGEYRHLMANARLAQDTGIAPERTIIGENGTVVDLRDGVADVVGQLDLGFVYVDGSTVGEITEADLKDRRILGEEGFISVIIVVDAATGKIISGPEIHARGFAEDDKVFEGVKPKIAAALTEAAQSGVRDSHALSQVVRRTIGRWVNQSLRRRPMIVPLVIEA encoded by the coding sequence ATGCCCACCACCCCCTTCGATCCCCCCGCCCTGTCCGCAGGCACCCTCCGCGTCACGCCTCTGGGCGGTCTCGGTGAGGTCGGCAGGAACATGACCGTCTTCGAATTCGACGGCAAGCTCCTCGTCGTGGACTGCGGCGTGCTCTTCCCCGAGGAGCACCAGCCGGGAGTCGACCTGATCCTTCCCGACTTCGAGCCGATCCGGCACCGCCTCGACGACATCGTCGGCGTCGTCCTCACCCACGGGCACGAGGACCACATCGGCGCCGTGCCCTACCTGCTGCGGCTGAAGAGCGACATCCCCCTGATCGGGTCGTCGCTGACTCTCGCGCTCGTCGAGGCGAAGCTCAAGGAACACCGCATCAAGCCCTACAGCCTGACGGTGGCCGAGGGACGTGAAGAGAAGGTGGGCCCCTTCGATCTGGAGTTCGTCGCGGTCAACCACTCGATCCCCGATGCGCTCGCCGTGGCCATCCGCACTCCCGCCGGAACGGTCCTGGCCACCGGCGACTTCAAGATGGACCAGCTGCCTCTCGACGGTCGCCTCACCGACCTCCGCGCCTTCGCGCGACTGGGGGAGGAGGGCGTGGACCTGTTCCTGGTCGACTCCACCAATGCGGATGTCCCGGGCTTCACGCCACTGGAGCGCTCGATCGGTCCCGTGCTCGACCAGGTCATCGCCCGGGCTCCTCGGCGGGTGATCGTGGCGAGCTTCTCCAGCCACGTCCACCGCGTTCAGCAGGTGCTCGATGCCGCGGCGGCGCACGGCCGACGGGTGGCCCTCCTCGGGCGCAGCATGCTGCGCAACATGACGATCGCGTCTGACCTCGGCTATCTGCACGTGCCGGAGGGTGTGCTGATCGACTACAAGAAGGCCCGCGATCTCCCCGACGACAAGATCGTCTACATGTCGACCGGGTCGCAGGGCGAGCCCATGGCGGTCCTCAGCCGAATGGCGAACCTCGACCACGAGATCGAGCCCGGGGAGGGCGACACCGTGATCCTCGCCTCGAGCCTCATCCCCGGCAACGAGAACGCCGTCTACCGCGTGATCGACGGGCTCACCAAGCTCGGTGCGAACGTGGTGCACAAGGGCAACGCCCAGGTGCACGTGTCGGGTCACGCCGCCGCCGGGGAACTGCTGTACTGCTACAACATCCTCAAGCCGCGCAATGTGCTGCCCGTGCACGGCGAATACCGCCACCTGATGGCCAACGCCCGGCTCGCCCAAGACACCGGCATCGCGCCGGAGCGGACGATCATCGGTGAGAACGGCACCGTCGTCGACCTCCGCGACGGCGTCGCCGACGTCGTCGGGCAGCTGGATCTCGGCTTCGTCTACGTGGACGGTTCGACCGTCGGAGAGATCACCGAGGCCGACCTCAAGGATCGTCGGATCCTCGGTGAAGAGGGGTTCATCTCGGTCATCATCGTCGTCGACGCCGCGACCGGGAAGATCATCAGCGGGCCCGAGATCCACGCGCGCGGATTCGCCGAGGACGACAAGGTCTTCGAAGGGGTCAAGCCGAAGATCGCCGCAGCCCTGACCGAGGCGGCGCAGTCGGGCGTGCGCGACAGCCACGCGCTCTCCCAGGTCGTGCGCCGGACCATCGGACGGTGGGTGAACCAGTCGCTGCGTCGGCGGCCGATGATCGTGCCGCTGGTCATCGAGGCCTGA
- a CDS encoding GNAT family N-acetyltransferase, protein MPAASRLRPAVQADGGFLADMVVEAANWRQGGTRPRHQILASDEYSRYVAGWMRPGDEGFVALTEHDEAIGAAWYRVFPRSDPGFGYVGTGVPELIIGVKPMWRARGVGRELLRQLADQARSRGLSRLSLSVERGNYATTLYRSEGFAVTQSGMGRDTMVKRLR, encoded by the coding sequence ATGCCCGCCGCCTCCCGCCTTCGTCCGGCCGTGCAGGCCGACGGCGGGTTCCTGGCCGACATGGTCGTTGAGGCGGCGAACTGGCGTCAGGGAGGAACCCGGCCCCGGCACCAGATCCTGGCCAGTGACGAGTACAGCAGGTATGTGGCCGGATGGATGCGACCGGGTGACGAGGGTTTCGTCGCGCTCACCGAGCACGACGAAGCCATCGGTGCCGCCTGGTACCGGGTGTTCCCGCGCAGCGATCCGGGTTTCGGCTACGTGGGAACCGGTGTCCCCGAATTGATCATCGGCGTGAAGCCGATGTGGCGGGCGCGCGGTGTCGGGCGGGAGCTGCTTCGTCAGCTGGCCGACCAGGCTCGCAGCAGAGGCCTGTCGAGACTCAGTCTGAGCGTCGAACGCGGCAACTACGCCACGACGCTGTACCGATCCGAGGGATTCGCCGTGACCCAGTCGGGGATGGGGCGCG